Within Streptomyces antibioticus, the genomic segment ATCGACAAGGCCCAGGGCATCAACATCAACCTGTGGACGGGCCTGGGCATGCTGGCCCTCGGTCTGTTCTTCCTGGCCTGGCTCTGGCTGCGCCCGACGGCCCACCCGACGCCGTCGCTGCCGGCGGAGAGTCTGGAGAAGGACGAACAGTAGGGGGCCCGGATGCCGAACGGGGCCGGTTCCGCCGAGCAGTACGGCGATTCCGGCCCCGTAGGGCGTCGAGGGGGCGTTACGTCAGCCGAGGAGGCCGCCCAGGAGGCCGCCCGACTGCTCCGTGCCGATGCCCGAGCCCGTCAGCGTGCCGCTGTCGTTGCCGTTCACACAGCTCTGCTGGATCGCGGTCGACTCCGTGAGGTTGCCGAGGAGCGGCAGGTTCAGGTTCGGGATGTTGATGAGCCCGTTGTTGATGGAGGGCTTGGTGGCGGCACCCTGGGTGCACTCGCGGCTGGAACCCCCGTCACCGGCGGCGGCGACACCCGCGCCGGCCATGCCGAGGCTGCCGATCATGGCGGCCACGAGAGCGACCTTGTGAAGCTTGCGCATTGCTTTCCTTTTCGCTTGTCAGACGTGTTTCGTTACAGAACGAAACGGTGCAGTTACGGACGGTATGTTATGCTTATCCGTTTTGCACCTCACCACGCCTAGGCAGCGCCGAGTTCACACCACACGAGCTTCCCGCGCCGCCCCAGCCGGGCGAGGGGCTGCCACCCCCAGGTATCGGCACAGGCCCGCACGATGGCGAACCCGCGCCCGCGCTCGGAGTCGACGAGCTTGCCGAAGTCGCCGGGCGGCTCGGGAGGCCGGGGGTCCCCGTCCCAGACCCCGACCTGAAGCACGCGATCGCGGTAGCGGACCCGGAGGGCGGCGGGTCCTTGCGCGTGCTGCACGGCATTGGAGACCAACTCCGAGACGAGCAGCTCGGCGGTCTCGGTGAGGTGGGGCAGGTGATGCAGGTCGAGGATGAGACGGAGGGTGCGACGACAGACGGTGACGGCGCGGGGGTCGGTGGGGATGTACAGGGTGTACTCCCAGGGGTCGTCGGTTTCGGGCATGGGTCAGCTCCAGGGCAGGGGGTGGGATATCGCCGCAGGGTGAGCGGCACGTCACCGACGGTAGGGCAATAATTTCTGCCTGTGCAAGCCGCTGCCGTAATCTGACACTCGAACGAGGCACAACCACAAGGACGTTGGGGAGCGCATGGCGGCGAGGAACCATCCCACGGCGCGACAGGTGCGCCTGGGGGCGGAGCTGCGGAAACTTCGCGAGGCGGCCGGGTTCAAAGCGCGCGAAGTGGCGGCGTTCCTGAACTCGACCTCGGCCCAGATGAGTCAGGTGGAGGCGGGCATCGCGGCGGTCAGCGCCGAACGCATCCGTCGCCTGGCAGCCCACTACGCCTGCACGGACGAGGCGTTGATCGACGCCCTGGCAGCGATGGCCGGCGACCGCACGCGCGGGTGGTGGGACGAGTACCGGGGAGTCCTCCCCCAGGTGAACCTGGATGTCGCGGAGGCGGAGCACCATGCGGCCTACCTGCAAGAGGTCGTCATCACCCACATTCCAGGACTGCTCCAGACCGCCGACTACGCCCGAGCCGTCTTCAGCTACATGCGTCCCGAACTGCCGGAGAGCGAGCTGACCCCTCGGGTGGAACACCGGATGCGACGGCACTCAGTCATCGAGGGAAACGCACCCACCCCGTACCTGACGATCGTCCACGAGTTCGCCTTGCGTGTCCGCGTCGCGGATCGGCGGACGTCGCTCGCTCAACTCCGCTGGATCCTCGACCAGATCGAGCAGGGCCACGCCTCGGTGCGTGTCATCCCCGTCGATCAGGACGGCTTCGGGGGTGCCGACGCGTCGATGATGTACATGGGCGGCCCGCTCGCCCAGTTGGACACCGGGCTCCGTGACACCCCGACCGGCACCCTGTTCATCGACGCGGAGGCCCAACTCAGCCAGCTCCGAACGCTCTTTCGTAAAGTGGAGAAGGCATCGCTGGAACCCACAGCGTCACGGGACTTCATCCACCGTCTGACCAAGGAGCTGTGAGCCGCCCATGAACCAGAACATGCGCTGGCAGAAGTCCACGTTCTCAGGCGGCGGCGAAGGCAACACGTGCATCGAACTCGCAGCGACCTGGCAGAAGTCCACGTTCTCCGACGGCGGCGAAGGAGACACGTGCATCGAACTCGGCGTCTCCCCCACCACCCTCCACCTCCGCGAAAGCGACACCCCGGGCACCGTTCTCACGACCACCCCGTCCACCCTCGCCAACCTCCTGGAAGGCATACGCGGCGGATCCGTGCCTACTCCGCCCGCGGCGCGCCCTTAGGGCGTGGGAGGAACTGGTCCGCGGCCAGCATGAGGATGCCGGTCAGGAGGAGCGCGCTGCCGGTCAGGGTGCCTGCCTGGCGGATCGCGGAGGTGTCCACCAGGAAGCCGAAGACGAGCTGCCAGCACAGGGCGAAGGCCGCCACCAGTTGGCCCGCGCCGTGGAGGCGGAGGCGGTGGACGTGGCGGCGGTTCCAGGGGAGGACCCAGCCGCGCGTGATCGCGGCGATGCCGGACGCGGCGAAGAGTGACGCCAGCAGCAGTATCGCCGCGATCAGGTACAGCTTCATGGCCTCTCCGTCCCCCGTCGTGATGATCAGCCTATCGTTCAATCGCGTACTACGGGACCCGCCCGGTCCAGCAGACCCGTGCGGGCGGCCAGCGCGGCCGCCTCCAGGCGGGAGCCGACGCCGAGTTTCATCAGGACGCGCTGGACGTGCGTACGGGCCGTGGAGGGGGCGATGCCCATGCCCGCGGCGATCAGGCGGGTGTCCTCGCCGTCGGCGACGCGGACCAGGACCTCGACCTCGCGCGGGGTGAGCATCTGCAGCAGCCGCTGGCCCTCGTCGTCCGGCTGGGCCGCGGGGTTGAGCAGCTCGCTGAAGGCGCCTTGGAGCAGTTGGGGGGCCACCGCCGCCTCACCGGCCCGCGCCTTCATGATCGCCCGCTCGACGCCCTCGATGCGCTCGTCGTGCCGTACATAGCCGGAGGCCCCCGCCGCGAAGGCCGCCGCGATGCCCCGCGGGCTCGGCACCGGGCCGAGGACCAGGACCGCCACCTGCGGACGCTCCCGCTTGATGCGGACCACCGGGTCGAACATGCCCGGCTCGGCCGGGGTCGCCGTACCCAGCAGGCACACCTCGGGTGCCCGGGTGATCACCAGCTCCGCCGCGCCCGCGGCCGGCGCCGCCGCGGCGAGCACCCGGTGTCCTCGCAGCTTCAGCGCCGAGGCCAGCGCCTCGGCCAGCAGGCGGTGGTCGTCGACCACCATCAGCCGCACTCCCATCGAGCCAACCCCCCAGTCCCCCCACGGAACACGACATGCATGGCACACGGACAAGGGGTGCCCCCCGGCACCCCGTCCTTCATGCCCCCGGAAGCTACACGCTTGTTCGACGTTGCGCTCCCCCTACCCATGAGAAGTGCCCCGGATCGCCGAAATTCCTCGTATTCGAGGGTGATGAGCGGTACGTGCACGGCCCCGCCCCTGAGCAGGGACGGGGCCGAAAGCCACAGAACTAGTACTACTAGATGATCAGTTGGTCCTGCCGAACGCCAGCGCCAGGTACTCCGGGTCGCTGGGCGTGGAGACATCGGCGTACACATCGGACATGAACAGCCGGCCGTCGGCGTAGATGAACTCGGAGTACTCCGGCAGCATGCCGGTCTCCGCGTCCACCGACTCCTTCGCGTCCGAGTTCTGGAGCAGCACGGTCTCCTTGAAGGAGCCGCCGTCGATGCTGACGACCTGTCCGCCCTTGTCGTACGGCGGCCGCTTGTAGGCGATCAGGCTGTTGCCGTCCATCCGCAGCGGGTAGATCGTGTAGCCGTCGCCCGCGTCGGCGCGCTGGCCGGTCTGCTTGCCGGTGGCCAGGTCGAACGCGACGATCTCGTTCGTCCGGCTGTACTCGGCGGTGCCGTCGTGCTCCTCGGTCGGGATGTAGATCCGGTCGTTGCCGACGGCCAGGCCCGAGCACTGCTCGATCCGCGTGATGCCCTCGCAGTCGGCCGCGAAGTCGTCGCCCGGCGCGGAGATACGGGTGCGCAGCTCGCCCGTCTTGTTGTCGATGGAGAAGAAGTCGGAGATCCCGCTGCCGTCACCGGCGCTGTCGCCGACGTCGGCCGCCACGACCAGCGGCTCGGTCGAGACGATGGACGCGTACTCGATGCCCTGGGTCATCTTGTACTCGGAGATCACCTTGCCGGAGACCGGGTCGATGGTCTGGACGTGGAGCTGGGGGTCGTCGTAGCCGCCGCACTTGCGCAGCGCCACGAGCTTGGGGCCGCCGCCGTACCCGGCGTCGTAGCAGGTGTCGCTCGTCTTCGGCGCCCAGAGCTGCTTGCCGCTGGCGATGTCGAAGGCGGCGCCGCCGTCCGTGCCGCCCACGGCGACGGTGTTCGCGCTGACGGTCACGTTGTCGAAGTCGATCTGGTAGTCGCCGGACGTCACCGACTTCTTCCAGAGCTGCTTGCCCGCGACCAGGTCGATCGCGGCGACCTGGTCGCAGCGGGCGGTGTCCTCCTTGCTCGCCTGGAACACGATCGCCGTGCGGTGGTCCTCGGTGGCGAACCGGCTGGCCTCGCACACCGGCCCCGGCAGCGGCACCGACCACAGCTTGGTGCCCTTGTCGAGGTCGTAGCCCGAGACCTCGCTCGCCCCGGTCTTCACATACGCCTTGTCCGTCAGCCAGGAGCCCCGGACGCTGATGTTGTCGTCCTTCTTGACCGGGGGCATCGGCACCTTGAAGAGCATCGTGGCCGCCGGGTCGCCGGGCGCCTTCTCCCCGCCGCCGGACGTGCCGCCGGAGCCGCCCTTGTCGTCGCCCTTGCCGCCCTTGGTGCCGCCGCTGCTCGCCGTGTCCTTCTTGCCGCCGCCACCGTCACCGGAGTTGGCGTACCAGATGCCACTGCCGACGATCAGCGCGATCGCCACGACCGCCGAGACGATGATCGCGACCTGCGCGTTGATCTTCTTCCCGCCGCCCGCGCCGGGGACCGGCTGGGCGGGCATGGGCAGGGTGGGCCCGCCCGGGTAGCCGTAGCCGGGGGCCGTGGCGGGCTGCTGGCCCGGGTAGCCGTAACCCTGCTGGCCGTAGCCCTGCTGACCGTAGGGGGACGGCGGCTGCGGGGACTGCGCGTACGGCGAGGGCGCGGGCGCCTGGCCCGGGTAGCCGTAGCCGGGCGCGGTCGGCGGCTGGGGCGGCTGCGGGCCGCCCGCCTGCGGATAGCCGTACGCCGGGGCCGGCGGGGTGGGCGGCGCGCCGGGCGGCACCTGGCCCGGGTAGCCGTACGCCGGCTGCGGCGGGGTGGGCGGGGCCTGCGGCGGCTGGGCGGGCGGGGCCGCGTTCTGGTGCGGCATCGGGCCGCCGCCCTCGGGGGTCTTGCTGAGCTGCGGGCCCGCGGGCGGGGCGGCCGGCGGCGCGAACGCCGGGGCGGACGGCTGTCCCGGCGGCGGCGTCTGCGGCGGGCCGAAGCCGCCCGCGGCGGCGGGCGCCTCGGGCGCGGCCTGCGGCGGGGTGTCCTGGGGCGCGTCGTCCGCGGCCCCCGTCCGCGCCGCGTCGTCCTGCGGTACGGCGTCCCGCGGCGGCGTGTCCTGCGGCTCGGGCGGGCCGAAGGCACCCGGCTGCGGGGCCCCTTGCTGCGGAGCGCCCTGCTGCGGGGGCTGGTCCTGGGGCGGCTGGTTCGGGGGCGGCTGCGTCATGGTGTGGGTACCTCGGGAAAGCTCAGACGTGCGGCGGGCTGGCGGACGGGGCGGAAACGGCGGCGGCGGGTCGGCGCACCAGGCCCCCTACTTGCCGTAGGCGAGCATCAGCTTCTCCTTGTCCTCGTCCCGGCCCGTCAGTCGTGTGGTCGAGATGTAGAAGCGCCCGTCGGCCCAGGCGATGTCGCGCGAGGAGAAGCCGCGCTCGATCTCGGTGGTGCCCTCGGGCAGTTGCAGCAGCTTCACCGGCTGGTGCGCGGACCCGGTCGTCGGGATCGACACGACCTGTCCGGGCTTGCTGTAGGACGCCTCCATGTAGGCGACGAGCTTGCCGCCCTCGACGGACACCGGCAGCATCGACGCGTCCCCCGGGGACTTCGCCCGCCACTTCTCCTTGCCGTTGGAGAGGTCGATCGCGACGATCTCGTTGGGGCCGGTGGTGGCGGAGGTCGGCAGGTACAGGGTGTTCGCGTCGGCGACCGCGCCCAGGCAGCCCTGGAGGTCGCGCTGGAGCAGGCCCCAGCCGCACTCGGGCGCGAAGTCCTCGTCGAAGGCGACCTGGGAGCGGAAGCCGCCGGTCGGCTTGAACGTGGCGATGTTCCAGGTGTTCTTGTCGCGGTTGGTGCTGTAGACGACCAGCGGGTCGACGGAGTAGGTCCGGGCGACCGTCCACCCCTTGTCGAACTTCTGGGTCCACTTGACCTTGCCGGTCGTCGGGTCCAGCTCCTGGAGTTCGTCGTGCTCGTCGGGCTTGGTCGCCGCGCACGAGGACACCGCGATCAGCCGGGCGCCGCCCGCGAACGCGCTCGGGAAGCAGGCGTCGCCGTACTTCTTCTTGTCGAACAGCTTCTTGCCGGTGCGCACGTCGTACGCGGTGCCGGACATCGAGCGGCCCACCATCAGGGTGTTGCCGGTGATCGACATGCCGATGCTGCTCGTGCTGTCGAACAGCGCGCCGTCGGCGACCTCGGCGGTCCAGCCCTTGGCGCCGGTGTTCAGGTCGATCTGCTGGAGCTGGTTGCAGTCGGCGCGCGAGGTGGTGCCGCTCATGTACGCGACGACGACCTTGTCGTCGGCCGTCTTCTGCGGGGTGACCGCGCAGATCTGCTGCGGGAACGTGATGGTGTCCCAGGCGGGACGGCCGTCGCCGACGGTGTAGCCGACGAGGTCCTTGTACGCCGCCTTCACCGCCGTCGTGGACGTGATCCACATGCCGGGGGCGTCCGCGCCGGAGCCGGGGGCGTCCGGGGCCTCCTTGTACCAGAGGACCTTCGCCTCGCCGGGCTTGCGGCCCTCGTTGAAGTCCTCGGACTCCTCGGCGCCGTCGCCGCTGCCGTCACCGGGGTTGACCGGGGACTCGCTCGCGGTGGCCTTGCCGTCGTCGCTCGGTCCCGCGACCGGCTTCTTCTTGCCGCCCTCGTCGTCGCCGCCCATGTTCACGGCGACCACGGTGCCGCCGATCACCAGCAGGGCGGCCACGGCCGCGCCCGCGATCAGGGCGGGGCGCCCCTTGAAGGGGTTGCGCGAACCGCCGCCGCCCGGCGGGACACCGGGTGCGCCGGGGAACTGCGGCGGCTGCGGGTAGCCGTATCCCGGCTGCTGCGGGGCGTAGGGGCCGGGCTGCTGGGCGCCGTACGGGCCGGGCTGGCCGTAGGGTCCGGGCTGCTGCGCGTAGGGGCCGCTCGGCTGACCGTACGGGCCGGGCTGCGGCGGCTGTTGCGGGGAGCCGTACCCCGGCTGGGCCGGGGGCTGGGGCGCGCCGAAACCGCCCTGCGGCGGGGTCGGCGGTGCCGGCGGTGGCACGGCGGACGGGGGCTGCGGCGGCTGGGCCGGGACCTGCGGCGGCTGGTTCTCCGGCGGGCCGAACCCGCCCTGCGGCGGCTGATTGGGCGGCTGAGCCATCAGCGTGCTCCCCCTTGTCACTGATTTTTAGCCAGCCCTTTGTATCACCCACCTACGACAGCCCAGCGGCCCTGTCCGCCCCTGTTCCCAAGGGCGGACCGGCCCGTGACGCCCTCGTTATGCGCCTTCACGCACCCTTCACGCGGCGCACGCGCCCCCGACGCACGCCCCTGAGTGCGGTCGGTCGGAGGGCGAGCGTGCCGCGCCGCGGACTACGCGTCCTCCGCCAGTTCCAGCCAGCGCATCTCCAGCTCCTCGCGCTCCCCCGCCAACGTCCGCAGCTCGGCGTCGAGTTCGGCGACCTTCGCGAAGTCGGTGGCGTGGTCGGCGATCTGGGCGTGCAGGGTGGACTCGCGTCCGGAGAGCTTGTCCAACTGCCGCTCGATCTTCTGGAGCTCCTTCTTGGCGGCGCGCTGGTCGGCCGCGCTCTTCTCGGTGGTGGCCGGCTTCGGCGCGGCGGCGGGGGCCGAGGCGGCGGCGGCCTCCTCCATCCGGGCCCGGCGCTCCAGGTACTCGTCGATGCCGCGCGGGAGCATCCGCAGGGTGGCGTCGCCGAGGAGGGCGAAGACGCGGTCGGTGGTGCGCTCGACGAAGAACCGGTCGTGGGAGATGACGATCATCGAGCCGGGCCACCCGTCGAGGACGTCCTCCAACTGGGTGAGGGTCTCGATGTCGAGGTCGTTGGTGGGCTCGTCGAGGAAGAGGACGTTGGGCTCGTCCATGAGCAGGCGCAGCAGTTGGAGGCGGCGGCGCTCACCGCCGGAGAGGTCGCCGACCGGCGTCCACTGCTTCTCCTTGTTGAAGCCGAACGTCTCGCAGAGCTGACCGGCGGTCATCTCCCGGCCCTTGCCGAGGTCGACGCGCTCACGCACCCGCTGGACGGCCTCCAGGACCCGCAGGTTCGGGTCGAGTTCGCCGACCTCCTGGGAGAGGTAGGCGAGCTTCACGGTCTTGCCGACGACGATCCGGCCGGCCGCGGGCTGCGCCTCGCCCTCGGTGCGGGCGGCCTCGGCCAGGGCACGCAGCAGGGAGGTCTTGCCGGCGCCGTTGACCCCGACCAGGCCGATGCGGTCGCCGGGGCCGAGGTGCCAGGTGATGTGCTTGAGCAGCACCTTCGGACCGGCCTGGACGGACACGTCCTCCAGGTCGAAGACGGTCCTGCCGAGCCGTGAGGAGGCGAACTTCATCAGCTCGCTGGTGTCGCGGGGCGGCGGCACGTCCTTGATCAGCTCGTTGGCGGCCTCGACGCGGAAGCGGGGCTTCGAGGTGCGCGCGGGGGCGCCGCGGCGCAGCCAGGCCAGCTCCTTGCGGACCAGGTTCTGCCGCTTGGTCTCCTCGGTCGCGGCGATCCGCTCACGCTCGGCGCGGGCGAAGACGTAGTCGGAGTAGCCGCCCTCGTACTCGTGGACGGCGCCGCGCTGGACGTCCCACATACGGGTGCAGACCTGGTCCAGGAACCAGCGGTCGTGGGTGACGCAGACCAGCGCGGAGCGCCGGGCCCGCAGATGGGCGGCGAGCCAGGCGATGCCCTCGACGTCGAGGTGGTTGGTCGGCTCGTCGAGGACGATCAGGTCCTGCTCGTCGATCAGCAGCTTGGCGAGCGCGATACGACGGCGCTCGCCACCGGAGAGCGGTCCGATGACCGTGTCCAGCCCCTGCGGGAAGCCGGGCAGGTCGAGCCCGCCGAAGAGCCCGGTGAGCACGTCCCGGATCTTGGCGTTGCCGGCCCACTCGTGGTCGGCCATGTCCCGGATGACCTCGTGCCGCACAGTGGCGGCGGGGTCCAGGGAGTCGTGCTGGGTGAGCACGCCCATCCGCAGCCCACCGGAGTGCGTGACCCGCCCGGTGTCGGCCTCCTCCAGCTTGGCCAGCATCCGGATCAGCGTGGTCTTCCCGTCACCGTTCCGCCCGACGACCCCGATCCGGTCCCCTTCGGACACACCGAGCGAGACACCGTCGAGCAGGGCACGGGTGCCGTACACCTTGCTGACGTTCTCGACATTGACCAGATTGACGGCCATTTCTCTCCTGCCCGGGGGGATCGATCGACCCTCCAGGGTAGTCGCGCGGACGACCGTCCGGTCGGGGCGTCCACGGGGGGCGCCTTCCGGGGGACCGGCCCGACCTGTGGCGGTCACGGGCGCCGGGCCGGCGGTCCGGTCGCGACGACGACGGCCGAAGCGGCGCCGTCCGGTCGGGGGCCGCACGGGTGCCCGTCTCCGGCGCCGCCCGTGCATGGGCGGCCTGTCGGCCCGTACGCCGTCGGCCACGACGGGCGCCACGTGGGGCGCGCGGGTGGAAGGCGTACGTGCGGGACGCGGACGGGGTGAATCGGCGCGCGTGCCGACGGTGCCGCGCGGCGGTCGGCGGCCGGGTCCGGGGACCGTACGGACGCGGTGGGGGCTGGGCGGATACATGGCACGAGCGGGGCGACGCGGCGCGCGTGCCGCCGATACCACGTGGCGGCCACCGACTGGGCCCGGGGACCGCACGAACGCGGGTGGGGGCGCGTTGTACGGCGCGGGCGGGGTGAATCGGCGCGCGCAAGCGATACCGCGCGACGATCGACGACTGGGCCCAGGTGACCGGCCCAAACCGTCCGGCCCCTCCGCGAGTGCCGCGCGGCGGCCGCCGACAAGACCCGGAAATCGGCCCTCGCGCGCGAGCACCGCCCACTGGATACCGGGCCGGATGCGGCGGCCCGCGTGTTCCCTGGCGCACAGGCACCGACCCGGGCGGCCCGGTCGCCGCGACCACGGCGGCGGAAGCGGTGCCGCGCGGGTGTCCGTCTCCGGCGCCGTCCGCTTCGCGGGGCGCGCGGCGGGACGGGGCGGCCCGGCCCCGTCAGGTGATGATCGTCGCGCCCGGGGCCGGGGCCGGGGCCAGGCGGACCGTGCGGCAGGTGGCCGAGGTGCGCAGGGCGTCGGCGATCTTCTCGGCGGAGGCCGCGTCGCGGGCCAGGTAGGCCGTCGTGGGGCCCGAGCCCGAGACCAGGGTGGCGAGGGCGCCGGCCGCGCGGCCCGCGGCGAGGGTGGCGGCGAGGTCGGGGAAGAGGGACAGCGCGGCGGGCTGGAGGTCGTTGGAGAGGTGGGCCGCGAGCGCGTCCGGGTCGCCCTTGGCCAGGGCGTCGAGGAGTTCGGGGGACGCCACCGGCTCGGGGATGTCGAGGCCCTCGCCGAGCCGGTCGAACTCGCGGAACACGGCCGGGGTCGACAGCCCCCGCACGGCCATCGCGAACACCCAGTGGAAGGTGCCGCCGACCTCCAGCGCGGTGAGCTTCTCGCCGCGCCCGGTGCCGAGCGCGGCCCCGCCGACCAGGCTGAACGGCACGTCACTGCCCAACTCGGCGCAGATGTCGAGGAGTTCCTCGCGGGACGCGCCCGTGCCCCACAGCGCGTCGCAGGCCAGCAGCGCACCCGCGCCGTCCGCGCTGCCGCCCGCCATCCCGCCGGCGACGGGGATGTCCTTGGCGATGTGCAGATGCACGTCGGGGCTGCGGCCGTACCGCTCGGCGAGCGTGATCGCGGCCCGCGCGGCGAGGTTCGTCCGGTCCAGGGGGACCTGGTCCGCGTCCGGCCCTGCGCAGGTGACCGTCAGCGCGTCGGCCGGGGTCGCGGTGACCTCGTCGTACAGGCCGACCGCGAGGAAGACGTTCGCCAGGTCGTGGAAGCCGTCCGGGCGCGCGGCACCCACCGCGAGCTGGACGTTGACCTTGGCCGGCACCCGGACGGTGACGCTCACTCGGACCCCTTGCTCTCGGCGATGCGGGCGAACTCCTCGACGGTGAGCGACTCCCCGCGCGCCTGCGGGGAGACCCCGGCGGCGACCAGGGCCGCCTCGGCCGCGGGCGCCGACCCGGCCCAGCCCGCGAGGGCGGCCCGCAGGGTCTTGCGGCGCTGGGCGAAGGCCGCGTCGATCACGGCGAACACCTCCCGCTGCGAGGCGCTGGTCTTCACCGGCTCGCTCCGGCGGACCAGCGAGACGAGCCCGCTGTCGACGTTCGGCGCGGGCCAGAAGACATTGCGGCCGATCGCCCCGGCCCGCTTGACCTCGGCGTACCAGTTGGCCTTCACGGACGGCACGCCGTACACCTTCGAGCCGGGCGCGGCGGCGAGCCGGTCGGCGACCTCCGACTGGACCATCACGAGGGTGCGGTCGATGCTCGGGAAGGTCGCGAGCATGTGCAGCAGGACCGGCACGGCCACGTTGTACGGCAGGTTCGCCACCAGCGCGGTGGGCGCGGGCCCGGGCAGCTCGGTGACGTGCATCGCGTCGGAGTGCACCAGCGCGAACCGCTCGGCGCGCTCCGGCATGCGCGCCTGGATGGTCGCGGGCAGCGCGGCGGCCAGTGTGTCGTCGATCTCGACGGCGGTGACCCGGTCGGCGGCCTCCAGCAGGGCCAGGGTGAGGGAGCCGAGCCCCGGCCCGACCTCCACGACCACGTCGTCCGGCCGCACCCCGGCGGTGCGGACGATACGGCGGACCGTGTTGGCGTCGATCACGAAGTTCTGGCCGCGCTGCTTGGTGGGCCGTACGCCGAGGACCGCCGCGAGTTCACGGACGTCGGCGGGGCTCAGGAGGGCGTCGGGGGTGGGGCTGCTCACGGGACAAGGGTACGGGGCGGTCGAGCCCGGCCTAGCCCTGCAAGCGTGCCCCGCAGTGCGGCCACGGGCTCGCGCCCCTGCGGACGTACAGCTTCTTCGCCCTGAACGTCTGTTCGGCCGCCGGTGCGTCCTGCGGGCGGCCCCTGCCGCCGAGGCTCTGCCAGGTGCGGGTGTCGAACTGGTAGAGCCCGCCGTACGTGCCCGAGGGGTCGACCGCGCCCGGCCGGCCGCCGGACTCGCAGGCGGCCAGGGCCTGCCAGTCGAGCCCGTCGGCGCCCCGCACGGAGGTGGGCAGCGGCTTGGTGCCGACCTTGACGAGCTGCGCGCGGGGCTCGCGGACGATCTCGGTCCGGATCCGCTTCGGCCGCTGCTTCACGCCGTTGACCGTGCGCACGGAGTAGGTGATCCGCCGCAGCCCGGCGCGGCCCGGCCGCTCCACCACCTCGGTGCCCTGGAACAGGGTGGGGTCGTCGGTGCGCCGCACGGCGTACGCGATCGCCTCGTCGTGCACCTCCTTGCCGCCGGTGATCCGCAGCACGGTGACGGTCTGCCCGTCGCGCGGGAAGCTGCCCGCCGGGACGGAGGTGGCGTCCTGGCCGCGCAGGGTGATCCCGGCCTCCTCGACCGCCTCGCCCACGGTCGCCGCGTTGGTGCGGATGGTGCGGGCCCGGCCGTCGGCCATGACGGTGACCGAACGCTCGGTGCGCACGTCGAGCGTGAGCCCGGCGCGCCCGATCCGCTGGGAGCGCGCGAGCGAGAGGTACGCGCCCTCCGCACGCACCCCGAGCTGCCGCAGCGCGCCCTCCACCGTGCGGGCGGTCGTCCACACCTCGCGCCGCTGCCCGTCCAGGGTGAGCCGTACAGGGCGCCCGTAGTG encodes:
- a CDS encoding DUF397 domain-containing protein, producing the protein MNQNMRWQKSTFSGGGEGNTCIELAATWQKSTFSDGGEGDTCIELGVSPTTLHLRESDTPGTVLTTTPSTLANLLEGIRGGSVPTPPAARP
- a CDS encoding helix-turn-helix transcriptional regulator is translated as MGVRLMVVDDHRLLAEALASALKLRGHRVLAAAAPAAGAAELVITRAPEVCLLGTATPAEPGMFDPVVRIKRERPQVAVLVLGPVPSPRGIAAAFAAGASGYVRHDERIEGVERAIMKARAGEAAVAPQLLQGAFSELLNPAAQPDDEGQRLLQMLTPREVEVLVRVADGEDTRLIAAGMGIAPSTARTHVQRVLMKLGVGSRLEAAALAARTGLLDRAGPVVRD
- a CDS encoding ATP-binding protein; this translates as MPETDDPWEYTLYIPTDPRAVTVCRRTLRLILDLHHLPHLTETAELLVSELVSNAVQHAQGPAALRVRYRDRVLQVGVWDGDPRPPEPPGDFGKLVDSERGRGFAIVRACADTWGWQPLARLGRRGKLVWCELGAA
- a CDS encoding outer membrane protein assembly factor BamB family protein — its product is MTQPPPNQPPQDQPPQQGAPQQGAPQPGAFGPPEPQDTPPRDAVPQDDAARTGAADDAPQDTPPQAAPEAPAAAGGFGPPQTPPPGQPSAPAFAPPAAPPAGPQLSKTPEGGGPMPHQNAAPPAQPPQAPPTPPQPAYGYPGQVPPGAPPTPPAPAYGYPQAGGPQPPQPPTAPGYGYPGQAPAPSPYAQSPQPPSPYGQQGYGQQGYGYPGQQPATAPGYGYPGGPTLPMPAQPVPGAGGGKKINAQVAIIVSAVVAIALIVGSGIWYANSGDGGGGKKDTASSGGTKGGKGDDKGGSGGTSGGGEKAPGDPAATMLFKVPMPPVKKDDNISVRGSWLTDKAYVKTGASEVSGYDLDKGTKLWSVPLPGPVCEASRFATEDHRTAIVFQASKEDTARCDQVAAIDLVAGKQLWKKSVTSGDYQIDFDNVTVSANTVAVGGTDGGAAFDIASGKQLWAPKTSDTCYDAGYGGGPKLVALRKCGGYDDPQLHVQTIDPVSGKVISEYKMTQGIEYASIVSTEPLVVAADVGDSAGDGSGISDFFSIDNKTGELRTRISAPGDDFAADCEGITRIEQCSGLAVGNDRIYIPTEEHDGTAEYSRTNEIVAFDLATGKQTGQRADAGDGYTIYPLRMDGNSLIAYKRPPYDKGGQVVSIDGGSFKETVLLQNSDAKESVDAETGMLPEYSEFIYADGRLFMSDVYADVSTPSDPEYLALAFGRTN
- a CDS encoding outer membrane protein assembly factor BamB family protein; amino-acid sequence: MAQPPNQPPQGGFGPPENQPPQVPAQPPQPPSAVPPPAPPTPPQGGFGAPQPPAQPGYGSPQQPPQPGPYGQPSGPYAQQPGPYGQPGPYGAQQPGPYAPQQPGYGYPQPPQFPGAPGVPPGGGGSRNPFKGRPALIAGAAVAALLVIGGTVVAVNMGGDDEGGKKKPVAGPSDDGKATASESPVNPGDGSGDGAEESEDFNEGRKPGEAKVLWYKEAPDAPGSGADAPGMWITSTTAVKAAYKDLVGYTVGDGRPAWDTITFPQQICAVTPQKTADDKVVVAYMSGTTSRADCNQLQQIDLNTGAKGWTAEVADGALFDSTSSIGMSITGNTLMVGRSMSGTAYDVRTGKKLFDKKKYGDACFPSAFAGGARLIAVSSCAATKPDEHDELQELDPTTGKVKWTQKFDKGWTVARTYSVDPLVVYSTNRDKNTWNIATFKPTGGFRSQVAFDEDFAPECGWGLLQRDLQGCLGAVADANTLYLPTSATTGPNEIVAIDLSNGKEKWRAKSPGDASMLPVSVEGGKLVAYMEASYSKPGQVVSIPTTGSAHQPVKLLQLPEGTTEIERGFSSRDIAWADGRFYISTTRLTGRDEDKEKLMLAYGK
- a CDS encoding helix-turn-helix domain-containing protein, with product MAARNHPTARQVRLGAELRKLREAAGFKAREVAAFLNSTSAQMSQVEAGIAAVSAERIRRLAAHYACTDEALIDALAAMAGDRTRGWWDEYRGVLPQVNLDVAEAEHHAAYLQEVVITHIPGLLQTADYARAVFSYMRPELPESELTPRVEHRMRRHSVIEGNAPTPYLTIVHEFALRVRVADRRTSLAQLRWILDQIEQGHASVRVIPVDQDGFGGADASMMYMGGPLAQLDTGLRDTPTGTLFIDAEAQLSQLRTLFRKVEKASLEPTASRDFIHRLTKEL